DNA from Drosophila busckii strain San Diego stock center, stock number 13000-0081.31 chromosome 2R, ASM1175060v1, whole genome shotgun sequence:
TGCTCGGAGGGCGGGCGCATGGCTAGCGACTCAACCATGGGGCGCATGGGACGCGGCGAGGGCGTGGCAGTGGTGGCGGATGAGTAGTTGGCCTCCATGTCCTCGGTGCAGTAGTAggcgggcggcggcggcgcctgGCGGAAGATCAAACCAGGCGAGACGGGCTGCTTGAAGCGCTCGTGATGATCCAGCGTGTAGTTGTTGCCACGTGGCGAGAGCTCAATGGGAATGGCATAGCGCAGCTTCTCCCAGAAGTAGCGATCGCAGGTGAGCAGACGATTCGATGGTACCGACTTGAGATAGGGTGAGAGTTCGGCTACATCCTCCGCCTCGGCGCTGACGCTCGTTTCCTCAATGATAACCAACTTTTGGGCCAAACCACGCAGCGCCTCATGGAACGCATTGCGGAATTCGATGCGCTGCCATTCGGTGGCCAGCAAATGACGCGTGAGCACGAGTATAATTTTGCGTGATGCACGCGCCGCCTCCACCAGCTGCAGATGCGACGCCTGCGGCGGCAGATCGCGCTGCTGTATGCAGAGCCTGAAGGGCGGACGTCCATGCTCCAGCTCGGCGGCAATGTTGCGGCAAACGAACTCGTAATCCTTATCCGAGTGCAGTATAATGGCGTCGTACAGTTTGCCCGCATCCTCGAAGCGCGGCTCACAGACGCGCACGCCGTAGTGGGCGAACAGCCACATGCGCACGCTTTCGCGGAAGACAAAGACAATGATGAGCACGACCAGCAGAAAGATAAGCACCAATACAGCGGCAAGCAGTGGCAGGCGATAGCCGGAGGCAAGATTCTGCGTGGAGCTTATATTGCTGGCACTGGCGTCCAGCAGTTCGGAGCAGTCGGCGCCAGCCACAGGCGGCAGCTCCAGCTCGCGTTTAATCCCAGCGTCCAGGCAATAAATGTCCGGCGTATCGCGCACGACCAGCGCATTGTCTGCGAcgaactgcagcagctcgcgcagctgctggcagcgacaGCTCCAGGCATTGCGTCCAAGCGTAAGTCCCAACAGATTACGGCGatattgcagctgttgcaactgctgcagtgGCAGCTGCGTCAGCCGATTGTTGTCCAGGCGCAGCTCCTGCAGTGACAGCAGCGGCTCGAAGGTGCCATTGCCCAGCTCCATCAGCTGATTGCCTTGCAGATGCAGCTCACGCAGCAGCGACAGTCCCTGGAACGTGCTCGAGTCCAAGCTGCTGAGCTTGTTGTGCTCCAAATGCAGCACGCGCAACTGTGGCAACTGCGCCAAGCTGCCATTGGCAATGTGCAGCAAATTGGAGGCATTCAAATAAAGCGTATGCAACTGACGCTGCCCCGCTAGATGCTGCAGCTCGAGTGTGGCAAAGTCGTTGCCAtccaaatataaaacattgaCGTCCTGCGGCAAACGCTGCGGCACTTGTGGCAAATGCTGCTTGCCGCAGTCGACAATGCTGCTGGACCAGTTGGCGTCGTggaagcagctgcagttgttggGGCAGATCAGTTCGCAGTCGCAGCGCTCGTACTCGCAGCAATGGCATGTGGCAGGGCAATGCGAGTCGTACTTGCAAACAAAGTCGGAGCTGCTGAGCGCGGCGAGTGGACGCAGTGGCGCCTGCCGGCTGTGTGGCATCAGGCACTCGATGTTGTGCAGATCGACGACGCGCGGATGTTGCCGCGTGGTCAGATTGTTGATGCGTTGCAGCCACTCCATGCTGCAGTCGCACTCGAAGGGATTGCCGCCCAAATAGAATTCGGGCAGTGGCTTATCCAAAGCAACTGGCGCTACACGCAGTGAATTGAGCGTCAGCTTGGACAGCACATTGGCATAGAGATCGACGCGTGCCAGACGCGTCTTATCCACAAATGTGTTGGGCTGCAGCTGGCttatgatgttgttgttgatgaacAGCAGCTCGATGGAGTTGGGCACGGAGTTGGGCGCAATTTCGGTAATGCGATTGTGACTTGCGTCCAGCGTGCTGACGCGCAGCTCCTCCTGCAGCTTGTAGTAGTTACCCAAAGCTTCAATATAATTGCCATGTATATCCAGCCACTTGAGATTGGAGGGTATAAACGCGTAGTCGAACCAAACCAAATGATTCTCCGACAGATTCAGCCAGAGCAGCGATGCCAACGTAGCGAAGATGCCATTGATGTCGGTCAGGAAGTTCTTGTCCAGACGAATAGCTTCGATCTCTGTATTCTTATCGAAAGCACCACGTTCGATGCTTTGTATGCGATTCTTGGCGAGATTCAGCACACTCAGACGTGGCAGCTGCGCAAACATGTGCAACGTAATGTTGCCAATGCGATTATCGATGAGACGAAGTCCAGTCAGCTGATTCAGATTGTTGAAGCTGCCATTTTTAAAGTCCGTAATTTGATTCTCGCCCAAATCGAGCGTCTTCAACATGCTCAGATCCTGTACAGCTTCGGGCACTTCCAACAGCTGATTGGAGCTCAGATCCAACTCTTTCAAATCCGAGCAGTTGCGGAACGCCTGCGACTCCACAATGCTAATCAGATTGTTGTTCAGCGTAAGTTTTGTCAGCACGTAAAGTCCATTGAAGATGCGATTATCCAAAGTGTGCAGACGATTCTCCGCCAAATTCAACGTATGCAGATTGTAGAGCGGCAGGAATGCGCCCTCCTCGATGTGGCCTATGGAATTGTTGCGCATGTCCAGAATCTGCAGAAAGTACAGCTCCTTGAAGGTCTTGGCGCCAATGCGAGTCAGCGCATTGTTCGAAAGATTCAGCACAATGAGACGAATCAAACCGGCGAACGTGTTGTTGTCCACATGATGACTGGTCAGCTGATTGCCACTCAAATCgagcaccagcagctgctccagacGATGCAGCAGACCCTTGGGCAGCTCGAAGAGATCGTTGTGCTGCAGATGCAGCTCGCGCAGCTCCTTGTTGCCCGCAAACGCCGCCGCAGGCAGCGACTCCAGATGATTGTGCGACAGATTGAGAACGCGCAGCGAACTCAAACCGGCCAAAGCGCTGGCACCCAATGTGGTTATATTGTTATGTTGCAGGCTGAGCGTTTGCAGGCGGCGCAGTCGCGAGGCGCCCCAAGCATCGGGCAGCGCACGCAGCTCGTTGAACGACAAAtcaagcaactgcagctcacTGCCGCCGCTCACTGTGGGCGCATTCAAACAAAGTTTCTCCGAGAATCCCAAATACTCCGCAGCGCGTATGCGATTCTGTGTAAGATTGAGCAACTGCAGCCCTGGCATGCTGCACCAGATGCCCTCGGGCAATTGGCGTATATTATTGTCGGCCAGATGCAGCTCGTTGAGCTCGCGCAGTCCGTGGAACGCCTGCGCTTGCAGCTCCAGCGTCTTGCCGGGTCCCCACAGCGCATTGTGCGTctccagctgcagccgctTGAGCGACATCAGTCCCTCAAATGCATTCGCGGGCACGCGCTGTAGCTTGCACGCATCGATGCGCAGCTCGGCGAGCTTCTGCAGCTTGCGGAACTGGCCGCTGCCCAAGTCgctggcatgcaacaaatcCGCGCTGCACTGCACCTCGAGCCGATTGGCCGTCTCGGCTACCTGCAGATCCAGCGGTGGCGCCGCTGCACTGCTCTCCAAGACGCGCACATTGCATTTGATGTCCATGGTGGTGCGCACGAATTCCCAAGCGCACTGCTGCGCATGCGTCGCTGTCAGCGTTAGcgtcagcgccagcagcagcaacaggcttTGATTTCTCgctttgaacatttttattttatttttattttacactttGTCGCTTAGATTAAGCTTTCGGTATTTGTGATTTTTGGGGGTATGTTGAGGGTAATTTTTGGTAAAAATTGAACACTATTCACTTTCTGGTTTTCATATTTGATCGCTTTTGCTTTAACGCGTTAACCGTAATCCTTTagcgtaaataaatttcaacaattttatttattttctatgcgttgcgttgcgtgtGTGCACTTAGCgattatagaatttattttgttgttaagcactttaatttttacttgGCACTTGGTATAATCGTTTAACGTTTTACGTGCTCTCGTCGTTTCAGTTTCACGTCTCtatgtgtttgttattttactttgcttgttttacttttagttttgcttgtgTTTGGCCGGAGCTCGTTTTCTTAAAACATGTTAACCGCCTCGCTTTTCAACTCAAACTGATTGCTGAAGTTGCACGCAAGCGACTCCGTTGGCTcgttgaaaatgtttttacgAGCGACGACGGCAAACGGCCAaacgattgctgctgctgctgctgcacacagaCGCAGAGCCAGACAGACAAGCagcgctctgtgtgtgtgtgagacgcTCACTATGCGTGTGTACGTAcgtacgctgctgctgctgcgctgccaacTGCACTCACTCACATGCATGTGCACACTCGCTCTCACATACGCTCTCTCCCACACTCAggcagcgctgcgctgctaGCGTCGACTGCAGCTTGGAGTGCATTTCCTGCATGTGCCAGCGACATGTGTTTGCGCTCACATTCAGTTTCGctcacacatatgtgtgtgagagcaAGTTAGCGTTGCGCTCTCAGCACAAAGTAGGGGAAATGTTgccatgcacacacacacacacgcacacaaacatagGCTTAACCCGCTCTCTCGCGCTCACTCAAACAAATCTGTGCTCACAGTGTCGATCGTCATACtaattatgatttttttatagcaaattatttaacaaataattaatactcAGCGCTTATCAGTGCGGcgataattattataaatgagTGTAGTAGCCTAGTAGTATAGTAGACTATATAGATAAGACGCGTCGCCAGTGAGGCAGCCAAGTTCAgagtttaatattaagtataatATAAATCAGCTACATTATCAGtagcacaaaaatatattttaaaaatgttgtcttttttttgttttgtaatttatagGGTTAAATTTCAACTCACAGCAGCCGACAGTCAACAGGCGGtctggcaacattttgtgtgcACTCAGCTGGAGACCGCCTCCTCTTTTGGTTGGAATCCtttggcaacaacagcgccCAACCCCACTTTGAGCATGTTGCTATGctcatgttgcatgccacgcgGCCTTTTAAAcatctgttgctgttgctactgtaACTGGACCATATAAACTAACGTCGagtgtgtggtgtggtgtggcgtggtgtgttgcatgcagcttgGAAgtcataaaatgttaaatctATTGTCGCAGTATGTTGAgcatgtttgtatattttagcaaaagcTCACATGTTTCATTCACTTGCCTCCTTCACTTTGTGTGCAACTCAAAGCAGCAAcgtcttcttttttttgttggctactacaatttggcaaattgcGTCGCCTTTTGGGGCAAAAAAGTGATTGAATGCACGCTTTGACACAGACATTTGAGAAGTTTACtctaataatattataatcaaATTGGCTACAAAAAGTTCGTTTTGCAATCAAATTAGCTTGGCAGTAACTTTAGAGTTTAAACAACTTTGTGCAGCAATTTGCGTTGGGGGCGCGCTAGGGTTAATCGCtgtcgctgcgctgcgctgcgacTTTCCTCCTAAGCTTAAATGAAGGCAGCAATATTCATGCATTAGCCATAGCGCCATCATTTTCAAGCTTAGCCACTAACACATGTAATTTC
Protein-coding regions in this window:
- the LOC108597141 gene encoding toll-like receptor 7, whose amino-acid sequence is MFKARNQSLLLLLALTLTLTATHAQQCAWEFVRTTMDIKCNVRVLESSAAAPPLDLQVAETANRLEVQCSADLLHASDLGSGQFRKLQKLAELRIDACKLQRVPANAFEGLMSLKRLQLETHNALWGPGKTLELQAQAFHGLRELNELHLADNNIRQLPEGIWCSMPGLQLLNLTQNRIRAAEYLGFSEKLCLNAPTVSGGSELQLLDLSFNELRALPDAWGASRLRRLQTLSLQHNNITTLGASALAGLSSLRVLNLSHNHLESLPAAAFAGNKELRELHLQHNDLFELPKGLLHRLEQLLVLDLSGNQLTSHHVDNNTFAGLIRLIVLNLSNNALTRIGAKTFKELYFLQILDMRNNSIGHIEEGAFLPLYNLHTLNLAENRLHTLDNRIFNGLYVLTKLTLNNNLISIVESQAFRNCSDLKELDLSSNQLLEVPEAVQDLSMLKTLDLGENQITDFKNGSFNNLNQLTGLRLIDNRIGNITLHMFAQLPRLSVLNLAKNRIQSIERGAFDKNTEIEAIRLDKNFLTDINGIFATLASLLWLNLSENHLVWFDYAFIPSNLKWLDIHGNYIEALGNYYKLQEELRVSTLDASHNRITEIAPNSVPNSIELLFINNNIISQLQPNTFVDKTRLARVDLYANVLSKLTLNSLRVAPVALDKPLPEFYLGGNPFECDCSMEWLQRINNLTTRQHPRVVDLHNIECLMPHSRQAPLRPLAALSSSDFVCKYDSHCPATCHCCEYERCDCELICPNNCSCFHDANWSSSIVDCGKQHLPQVPQRLPQDVNVLYLDGNDFATLELQHLAGQRQLHTLYLNASNLLHIANGSLAQLPQLRVLHLEHNKLSSLDSSTFQGLSLLRELHLQGNQLMELGNGTFEPLLSLQELRLDNNRLTQLPLQQLQQLQYRRNLLGLTLGRNAWSCRCQQLRELLQFVADNALVVRDTPDIYCLDAGIKRELELPPVAGADCSELLDASASNISSTQNLASGYRLPLLAAVLVLIFLLVVLIIVFVFRESVRMWLFAHYGVRVCEPRFEDAGKLYDAIILHSDKDYEFVCRNIAAELEHGRPPFRLCIQQRDLPPQASHLQLVEAARASRKIILVLTRHLLATEWQRIEFRNAFHEALRGLAQKLVIIEETSVSAEAEDVAELSPYLKSVPSNRLLTCDRYFWEKLRYAIPIELSPRGNNYTLDHHERFKQPVSPGLIFRQAPPPPAYYCTEDMEANYSSATTATPSPRPMRPMVESLAMRPPSEHIYHSIESEYSAYEQHEALSMMPHAHHQQLQAQQLQQLARQQQQQRLLQPQFRATAPANAAAAAPVHLRSGSGLSQASNSTQSTAQASTSAAAAQQQQQQQQAAAAAAAVESTNKNSGQAFLV